Part of the Musa acuminata AAA Group cultivar baxijiao chromosome BXJ2-7, Cavendish_Baxijiao_AAA, whole genome shotgun sequence genome is shown below.
TACGACTCAACTGTTCAGCAACTAAGGTGGTGGTGATCTAAAGTGACACGGAAAGGAAGCAAAGCTtgtagaagaaagaagaaagaagcttctctctctctctctctctctctttctcttccccCAAGTCTAAGTCTAGGCTCTAACCAATGCTTTACCAATACCCTTCTGCATTCAGAGTATAAAGATTCATTCAGGCCTGTGATATTTGAGACCTGAGAACAATTATGCTCCTATGTACAGAGGATAACACATGAAATTAGTATCCGGTAACCCATAGTTCATGGTCGGTCAGTCACTTAGCACAGAAACTAGCGGTATGGACAATTCGATCTCCTCCGTGTTTGCGTTGAGGCACTTCGAGTCTCCACACGATTTTGTTGTCGCCGGCGGCCTGTCGTTTCTCCGCCGCGACCTTCACCCGGTTGCCGATGCTGGCCCTGCTCCTTTCGGCTTGCGGCATTTCACAGGTCCCGCCGATGGAACCGCATCTTATCTCAGCAGGAGGGATGAAGCAGTCGACGGAGAGGCCGGGGACGTTGAAGGCCACCTCCTCGATGGTCCACGCCTCCTCCATCCTCGTCTTGGTGTGGCTCATCGCCTCCTCGCCGAACCTGAAAAGAGTCACCACCGAGCGCCCCGAATGGGCGATCATGATACCTTCCACGGGGCGGTAGTCGTCCAGGAAGGAGTTGATAGTGGTCTCCCAGTAGACCGCATCGCCGCCGGCGTTCGGCTGGATTCGCGTCAGGTGCGAGTCCTCCATGTGCACCATGAGCCCTGTTCGCTGGCTGAAGTAGCCGAACAGGACGTGCCGAATGATCTCGGCGGGGCCTTCGCTCCGGGCTCGCAGCGTCTGCGGATCCGCGCATAGCTTGAGGATGAAGCAATCCTCCCCATTCACCTTTTTCTCCCCGATGCAACGCGCGCTGGCAAACATGCTCGCCGTGGTCAGCGGATCGAGGCCCTGCTCAAACATTTAGCTCAAAGTTAATCCAAAGCTGGAGTCTTTATCAAGCAGTTACTTTCACTGTAAGGCAATGCCGGATGTGGAAGCTGTCGCTGTTGTGGAATGGAGTGCTTTTATACCTGAAGGGCGCGGCGAAGAGGGCGGACGGGGCCCTTGGCGGCGTGCGCACCGAGCCAGGGGGTGTGCCGCCAGACGAGCTTCCCATTGGAACCGGCGTGGACTTTGCTGCCGCCGACAG
Proteins encoded:
- the LOC135617956 gene encoding uncharacterized protein LOC135617956; the encoded protein is MEKKQGFFSALEGVVRGLSPARSRAKSPAPRSQSPSAALLLLPRRRKGHSGGGHQQQALAQVPEAPVIARSASFRPVGEALAPLMEGPDGDAPEEGGGPRREGWGHWVRGQLSRAPSVTHSSSSSSASAAANGSCSFRGSDLRLLLGVMGAPLAPIHVGTADPLPHLSIKDTPIETSSAQYILQQYTAASGGLKLHSSIRNAYAMGKVRMVASEFETATKVVKNRGGSTRAAESGSFVLWQMAPDMWYVELAVGGSKVHAGSNGKLVWRHTPWLGAHAAKGPVRPLRRALQGLDPLTTASMFASARCIGEKKVNGEDCFILKLCADPQTLRARSEGPAEIIRHVLFGYFSQRTGLMVHMEDSHLTRIQPNAGGDAVYWETTINSFLDDYRPVEGIMIAHSGRSVVTLFRFGEEAMSHTKTRMEEAWTIEEVAFNVPGLSVDCFIPPAEIRCGSIGGTCEMPQAERSRASIGNRVKVAAEKRQAAGDNKIVWRLEVPQRKHGGDRIVHTASFCAK